The DNA segment TATCCCTCATGGAGATATTCTTCCATAATTTCAACTAACCCAATCAACGTTGCCCGTACATCTGTTTCTGTCAGGGTGCAACGTTCTGATAACTCTTTAGCCAACCGGCGTGTATCTATTTCGCCTGAACGAACAGGTATTGCGTAATATTTGGCTTTTTTTTCACCCACACCGCTACGCTTCGTCTTTACAATGTATTTGAATCCCATAGTTTTTTGATATTTATCCGTTACTTTTATATCAATGATACGGTAAGTTTATTAATAACTACCTGATTTATATGCTCAAAGATGTACATCTTATTATATAATATACCTACATCTTTATATTGCATAGATGTACATCTTTGATATATGCAAATGTACATCATTTCATGATAAGTTGCTTTTCATTTTCAAAAACCTTCAGTATCATTTCCGGAAATCATCAATATGTTTGCCAAATCCATGCTATTCTTCCGTCAAGCCGGATTAAGGCCGTAGAAAAGTGATGTATGGTCAAGGCGGAAAAGCGGGGTTTCTTTTAGACTAATGCTCATGATGGGTATATAATGTCGGAATCATCCTTTATATTTGCCATTGATTCTTATGCCAATGGGTAACACTCTGATTGCAATAACATTTAACACAATCATATTATGAAAAACAGCTTCCAATTACCGGACTTCCCCGGTTCAGATTTTGTTATTGAGACCTCGTTCTTGTCAGGAAAATCCAGATTATATATAGATAATATCCCTGTAGAGCAATCCCGGGAAAAAGGGAAACCCTATTTGATTCCAACTCCGGAGGGTAGTTTTATCAAGGCTTATCCGAAGAGAGTACCTCTTGAGTTTGTCCCAACATTGGAAATTAATGGAACTGTGCATCATATTGTAGCCAAAATGTCATGGCATGAATATCTGATCGGGGGGCTACCTTTTCTATTGGTATTTATCGGAGGGTTGATTGGTGGAGCATTGGGTGCAGCAGGAACGATCACGAATTACTCAATATTCAGGGGCGAAAGTACTGCAACAATGAAATACATGAAGATCATCGGAATTACAGTCTGCATTTATTTTGCCTACTTTTTGCTGGCTGTAGGCCTGAACCTTTTGATACGCTCTTAATGCAAACTTATCAATGCAATATACAGCGCTTGCACAAATATTGTTAAGTGAGCTTCGCCTCGCAAACTATTGATTATATTCGCATTATCAATCAATTTAAAATCAATACATCGTATGAAAAAGCTGATAGCATCATTATTCGTATCTGCCGCTTTGATGGCATCCGGTTCTGCAATGGCTCAGTGCTGCCATAAAAACGATACAGCAAAGGCTGCAACATGTTGCAAAAAAGGCGATAAGAAAGCTTGCTGCAAAAAAGGCGAGAAAAAAGCCGATAGCAAAACTGAAAAGAAAGCTGAACAGAAATAATTCCGGTAAAGAATTATCCAATAAAATAGGACTCATTTCGTCGTGAAGTGAGTCCTATTTTCATTTTCCGTGAGATGAAGGCTAAAGTTATTACTGCTGTGCAGAGATTATATTACCGGACTAAAGTGTCCGTCTGAAAATACGAGTCTCGGAACCATTATTATAATGACACTTTTTGAGTCCATTTTTGATTCTTGGATTTAATCTCTACAATGTAGATTCCTTTCTTCAGGTTACTACCAATCCGGGCAACCAAATCAGTTATCTTCGTACTGGTAATGTTTTTTCCATACATCGTGTACAAAGTAGCGTTCATTCCAATGAATTTTGAGTCTTTGAAGGTTAAGGTTATAGCGCTTCCATCGGTTGATATTTCAGCAGGAAAAGAAGCATCGGTTGTTAAAATGGTATAGCCGGTTATTGTGTTGGAAGTCTGTGTGCTATTAAGGATTGTAGAGTTAGAGTCACTAGTAGTTGTGCCTGAAGATGTAGGATCTACTGTTGAAGTTGAGGTTCCGGTTAGTGCAGAGGTTGTTGTGGTTGTACTTGCTTTTGTGGATATTGTCAATGTAAACCGATCAGACGTTTCTGTATTTGAGGTAAAATTATAAATCGGATTGACGGTTAAGTCCTGAGATGTTCCGGTTTTGTTATCGGTCAGAATAACTGTTGTTCCCGGATCAAAGTTCAGTATTTCTGTAGCTTTAATACTAAATGAACCTGTTTGTCCGGCCTGGAATCCAACTGGCACCTGTTTGTATCCTGTGTAGGGTGCAAAGCCATTTATTACAATATGCACTCCATCTGCGTAAGTCCAGATTTCAGGATAAGATGGTCCATTGTCCATTTTCTCGGAATCATATGCGTCATATCCGTCACTGGCGTTAGTGAAAAAACCGATATAGAGTTCATCGACATAACTTCCGGAAGCTACTTGTAAACGAACCGATTTTACGACTTCCTGGGCAACGGCACTTTGAAATATCGTACTGCCAACTGATAATATTAATACTGAAACCAATCTAAAAGAGAAATGCTTCGATACGCTTTTCATAATAACATTGACTAAACGCAATAGTCCGCACGCTGAATACAAGATTAGGGTTTTCATAATCATCCGTTTTTAAGGTTAAAAAATGAACATTAAGGGTTGAATCGATCAAATAAATAAACAGGGTTCAGGTCATGGGGAAGGATCTATCAATATTCAGAGTAGAGAGTAAATCTCAGTTGTGAATGTCTTTCTTCGTAATAGATCGTGATAAAAACAGGGTTAACTTTCTGCGATTATAATTTCAGGTTCTACAAATCAGGATTATTTTGTCTGATCACTGAAATCAATATTGGCAAATATAGAAGATATTGAATTTGAAAAATGCAGGTGGAAAAAAAATATAGAATTACACATGCATAGTGTGTTGCTAATGTACTTATAAACATGAAGATATGGAATTTACAAGTAAGTGAAAATATAGTTGATAAGTTGAATTAAATTCCCAATTATAACCAGAAAGGGCATAGCCTCATCAGCTATGCCCTTCCGGAAATTATTAATTCAACGCTTTTTTAAACTTCGCAAGTTCATCGGCAAAGAAATTCACCGAATCGCTTTTTTCTTCCTGTCCGCGCTTCAGGGCAAACTCTTCTAACTTGATTGCCTCCTGAATGAAACCGAGTTCAAACAGGATATGGGCATAAGTATCGTTGATCTGTATCTCTTCCGGTTTCAACTGGTAGGACTTGAATGACCATGCTTTGGCTTGCTGTAACGCATTTTTATCGTTGAAGGTCTTGTAGTTTTCGTACACATACCAGCTGATATCGTTATAGTCATAAGGGGAAATGCTATCCTGAGCCAGATAGAGTTTCGTCTTTTGCAAAAGCTTATTCCAGCTATTCAGGTCATTCTTTTGAGACCGGGCTTTGTAATACGCCATCCGGAATTCGGCAAACGTTTTATGCTTCGCGAAAAGTTTCGGATCCACTTTACGCAGGGAAATGTATTTCACACTATCCTGCATGTTGGCATCGAGTAAGCTCATGATTTTATCAGTCACCTCCTTCTTGCCGAACTTCTTTTCGTATTCACCGCGATGTTTGACAAAGAACTTAAACTGCGGATTGTCCACATCATCCACAAACCAACGATACAACCGCCACGAACCTTCAGTCAAACGTTGTTCCGGGGTCTTGTTATTAAAATACTCTGCCAAAAGCGATTTCTTGTCGGAAGCATAACTATTGGCCGATAAGTAGTTGGTCAACGTCTCTGCTGAACGATCGCCTTTGCTGATTTTCTGTTGCAAAGCTTTCAGATTATTGTTGCTATCCATGGCTGTTTTCCCCAATGAGAGCAGATGCTCAGCCCCACCACATCCGATGGACATGTGTTCCACTTCGCCTTTGGCATTGAGAAACAGCAATGTGGGATAAGCCCTGACGCCGTACTTTTTAGCGATAAGCCTGCCTTCGGGTGACTCCATATCGAAGGAGAGGTTGATGAAGTTTTGATTGTAAAAATCTCCCACCTCTTTCAGTGGGAAAATGCGGGAAGCCAGATAACGGCAGGGGCCACACCATTTGGTATAGCAATCCATGAAGATCAGCTTGCCTGCTTTGGCCGATTTATCTAATGCTGTCGATAGCAGAGAGTCATTGCTGAATTTTATTCCGTTATTCTCTTCCGTAATATCATTGGCTCTTACCCAAATTTCATCAATAGGCATATAGGTCATCTGATGCTCTGAATTGGAAATATTGGATTGCAGAAAATTCCCCCAGAAGTGGAGCGTATCATTCTGAATGGTAAAGGTGTAAAGATTGGCTGTCCTAAGTCCGTCATGAATGGTCACGAAGGTGTTATTGTCAAAGACCCTGTATTTCCCGCTATTGAAGTTGGTGCCATTGCTATTCCGGCCTTCAAAGGTCAGATTTTTATTGAAATAGAGCGTTCGACCGGAGGGGGTACTGCCAGTGAGATTTTGCACCATCCGCCAGGTGGTACCGACCAGATTTACGGTTTTCGACTCATTACTTTGTGCCTTGGCTGCCGGAATGGATGTCCCTATAACCAGCCCCAAAGCTAATCCGGAAAGAATTGATAATTTTCTCATAGTAAATTAAGTATTATTGGATTAAAATGAAGCTCAGGCATATAAAATGCTATTGCTTCGTCATATTGTGTTCTTTGATGTCAATGACTTTGGTTGCTGTCCCGGAAAAACAGTCCGGAGGGGCTGAAAAATGGTCGGGAGTCTGCCTCCCTCGCATTTTTCAGTGCCGCTCTCGCGTTTTTCAGCGCCTCTAACGCATTTCGGAGTGACTCCCACGCACTTTTCAGTGCCGATGATGCATTTTTCAGTGCCTCCCTCACGATTTTCAGTACCGACGACGCATTTTTCAGTGCCTCCGGGGCATTTCGTTGCGCCTCTTTTGCGTTTCGATGGTCGCAAACCTGTTAGGTCTCCATTAATTCCGGTTATCCCCCTTTATCAAAAACTCTTTCAGATCATTAAGTTCAAAATGAGGCTTAGAATAATCTATACTGACCGGAACATCGGGGAGAATGCCCTGGTCTTTTCGCGCACCGAAGGGGAATTTCCAAAGGGTATTTGAGACCTGATAAAGGATCTTACTGTTTGGCAACTGGTGAACGGGGGCATAAACATAAGCAGCCGTAGTTCCTCCGGTCTCTTCACCGATGACTTTTCCCCGCCCGCTGAACTTAAACCAGGCTGCCACGCCTACAGCCGCCGAATAGGTGTAACCGCTCTGAATCAGATAAACTTTGCCATCGTAGCCGTCGGTAATTATATTGGTGCATTGATGAACCGGTACGGTATCAAGTTTTGTCTGGCCCGGCATCTTTTTGTACATCACCGATTGCCAGTTGCGAGCCTGATGGTTCAGCTTATTGTACAAAAGGCTGTTCACCTCATCACCTCCGCCTCCGCCATTGCGGGAAACATCAATAAACAGATTCCGGATTCCTTTCTCTTTCATGTCATTGAAGCTATTGACCAGAAATGCGTCCAGGTCTTTTATACCTTCTTCATTCATCGGGCAGGTATTGTATTCAATCAGGGCAATAGACTCCTTCTCGAAAGAGCGGTACTGGAATTTCTCGTTCCGGTCGTAGTACCGGGAGTTGCCGGATAACAGATTCTGAGCAGTGATCCCCTGTTCGGTGGTGTTGGCTTTCATTCCTGATTGATTCCAGCGGGTTTCGTATTCAAACCAGGGGCCCTGGATGTTGAGGATTCCATGCAGAATGAGGCCAAAATTGCTTTGCACATTCCAGTCGTTCATCTTCTGCTTTTCATAGTTTGTGGTTTGGCCCAATTGGGAAAGGATTTGACCGGCCGGTACCTGGTTAATCGAGAGAATCTCTATTTTCGATGAATCATTCCGGCTGAAGGAGAGGAAGAGTTTGCCGTTTTCAATGCGTACCTGATGCGGGAAGAAGAGTCCGCCGGATTTTGCATAACTCATGGTTTGACGGGAATTGACGATCGGATTAATGTTCGTATGTCCGTCAAAAAGTTTATTCAGGCGGATCATCCGGCTAAAGAACTCGCGGTACGGCAGGGGCTGGCTAATCGACTGCCGCACTTTGGCCACTTCCTGATTGAATTTTTCCTTCGTGGTATAGGCATACATGTCCGGGTGATTGTTAGCCAGGGTTTTAATCAACTCGTCCAGATCGGCTTTCATCTCTGTGGGTGTAAGCGTCTCTTTATTGATGGCAAATATGTTTTCAGCCGGTTTCATTGTCCAGACTCCGGCGGTATGATCATCCGCTTGTTTAAGTTGCATCAGGGTATCGCCGGTTGCCGGGATCAAAGCCTGACCGTTCACCTTGGAGATAAATGCACGGAAATAACCAAACTCCTTCACCGTCCAGAGTTGGGCATCGGTCTCTTTGATATCCTCCTGAACGATCATTGCCTTTTTAGAGGATTCGCCCAATACCACAGTAATGGCTTTTCGGTTGTGTTCGGAAATGATTTTGTAGTAATCCCCCTCTTTTTTGAGTGACCAATGCTGGTTGGGTCCTTCATTGCGGGCATAGAGGATGAGTTCCCTGCCATTCAGACCGGAACCATTGGGGATGTCGATACATTTTCCGGATGGAAATGCTACGATCGAATAATTTTCGGAACTCTTTGCCGGCTCTTTTACCGAACTGATCTTGCGGATAATCCGCAATTGCATCGTGTCGCAACGGTTGTTCTTATCTCTGATGGTGAAATGCAACTGGTTGCTTGGGTCATCGCTGTTTAGCTTTCCCTGAAAACCGATCAATCCCCCCGCTTTGACCGTATCGCCCAGATGCAGGGAAAGGGCTATTGCTCCCAGATGCGCGTATTGGGAGGTTTCGCCATCGGTATGTTTCAGTTCGACCACTGCACCCTCTTTCTCATTGCGGTTTAGCACAGTGATCACACCCTCGCGGGCAGAGAGTACCTCGGCGGTAAATGCACCATCATCAATTCGGAAGCGGATGCCGTCACTCAGGCTACCGGGCAATACTTTCGCTTTTCCGAAATAAGGAAGGTGGTATTTGGATGCGGGAAGGGGCTTGTTGGCTGATAAATCGGTTTGTGCCTGCCCCATGACCGGAGCCATCAATAGCATGACGGATGTAA comes from the Parabacteroides sp. FAFU027 genome and includes:
- a CDS encoding T9SS type A sorting domain-containing protein; this translates as MKTLILYSACGLLRLVNVIMKSVSKHFSFRLVSVLILSVGSTIFQSAVAQEVVKSVRLQVASGSYVDELYIGFFTNASDGYDAYDSEKMDNGPSYPEIWTYADGVHIVINGFAPYTGYKQVPVGFQAGQTGSFSIKATEILNFDPGTTVILTDNKTGTSQDLTVNPIYNFTSNTETSDRFTLTISTKASTTTTTSALTGTSTSTVDPTSSGTTTSDSNSTILNSTQTSNTITGYTILTTDASFPAEISTDGSAITLTFKDSKFIGMNATLYTMYGKNITSTKITDLVARIGSNLKKGIYIVEIKSKNQKWTQKVSL
- a CDS encoding thioredoxin family protein, whose product is MRKLSILSGLALGLVIGTSIPAAKAQSNESKTVNLVGTTWRMVQNLTGSTPSGRTLYFNKNLTFEGRNSNGTNFNSGKYRVFDNNTFVTIHDGLRTANLYTFTIQNDTLHFWGNFLQSNISNSEHQMTYMPIDEIWVRANDITEENNGIKFSNDSLLSTALDKSAKAGKLIFMDCYTKWCGPCRYLASRIFPLKEVGDFYNQNFINLSFDMESPEGRLIAKKYGVRAYPTLLFLNAKGEVEHMSIGCGGAEHLLSLGKTAMDSNNNLKALQQKISKGDRSAETLTNYLSANSYASDKKSLLAEYFNNKTPEQRLTEGSWRLYRWFVDDVDNPQFKFFVKHRGEYEKKFGKKEVTDKIMSLLDANMQDSVKYISLRKVDPKLFAKHKTFAEFRMAYYKARSQKNDLNSWNKLLQKTKLYLAQDSISPYDYNDISWYVYENYKTFNDKNALQQAKAWSFKSYQLKPEEIQINDTYAHILFELGFIQEAIKLEEFALKRGQEEKSDSVNFFADELAKFKKALN
- a CDS encoding HU family DNA-binding protein; its protein translation is MGFKYIVKTKRSGVGEKKAKYYAIPVRSGEIDTRRLAKELSERCTLTETDVRATLIGLVEIMEEYLHEGYSIRLEDLGRFTVSVTSEGHETPEECTPKRVKAKKICFMADKRLKENLRRVEFARKK
- a CDS encoding RICIN domain-containing protein translates to MKNLRKTLSCKRTKKQMLVILTSVMLLMAPVMGQAQTDLSANKPLPASKYHLPYFGKAKVLPGSLSDGIRFRIDDGAFTAEVLSAREGVITVLNRNEKEGAVVELKHTDGETSQYAHLGAIALSLHLGDTVKAGGLIGFQGKLNSDDPSNQLHFTIRDKNNRCDTMQLRIIRKISSVKEPAKSSENYSIVAFPSGKCIDIPNGSGLNGRELILYARNEGPNQHWSLKKEGDYYKIISEHNRKAITVVLGESSKKAMIVQEDIKETDAQLWTVKEFGYFRAFISKVNGQALIPATGDTLMQLKQADDHTAGVWTMKPAENIFAINKETLTPTEMKADLDELIKTLANNHPDMYAYTTKEKFNQEVAKVRQSISQPLPYREFFSRMIRLNKLFDGHTNINPIVNSRQTMSYAKSGGLFFPHQVRIENGKLFLSFSRNDSSKIEILSINQVPAGQILSQLGQTTNYEKQKMNDWNVQSNFGLILHGILNIQGPWFEYETRWNQSGMKANTTEQGITAQNLLSGNSRYYDRNEKFQYRSFEKESIALIEYNTCPMNEEGIKDLDAFLVNSFNDMKEKGIRNLFIDVSRNGGGGGDEVNSLLYNKLNHQARNWQSVMYKKMPGQTKLDTVPVHQCTNIITDGYDGKVYLIQSGYTYSAAVGVAAWFKFSGRGKVIGEETGGTTAAYVYAPVHQLPNSKILYQVSNTLWKFPFGARKDQGILPDVPVSIDYSKPHFELNDLKEFLIKGDNRN